In Mytilus edulis chromosome 7, xbMytEdul2.2, whole genome shotgun sequence, a single genomic region encodes these proteins:
- the LOC139482098 gene encoding von Hippel-Lindau disease tumor suppressor-like — protein sequence MEKIDADRPIVKSLQGGKVSYTLFENRSTCVASIYWHNFEGQKIKYADIEPNGTHSMKTYEEHPWSAQDPTTGKILPIDKNPVFYPRHNPTTHERVYIDNPTDVTNITDKEKDIDDTEDHNKGIESFGEAKGCPAWVRRKLRN from the exons atggaaaaaataGACGCAGACCGGCCAATTGTCAAATCTCTACAAGGAGGCAAAGTTTCCTATACCTTATTTGAAAACAGATCAACGTGTGTAGCGAGTATTTACTGGCATAATTTTGaaggacaaaaaataaaatacgcTGATATTGAACCGAACGGAACGCACAGTATGAAGACATACGAAGAACATCCATGGTCGGCCCAAGACCCAACGACAGGAAAGATTCTTCCGATTGATAAAAATCCAGTGTTCTATCCTCGACACAATCCAACGACACACGAAAGAGTATATATCGATAATCCAACAGACGTGACAAACATAACTGACAAAG aaAAAGATATAGACGATACAGAAGATCACAATAAAGGAATCGAGTCTTTTGGAGAAGCAAAAG gttGTCCAGCATGGGTTCGAAGGAAACTTAGAAACTGA
- the LOC139482096 gene encoding uncharacterized protein, producing MERSYLISQRDQRCPVRGCPVMTRSVKSHVLGEHLSFMFAPTQEFHYMRDPSFHRYRGHMVMVLAQWLTGINSATYDDLVQFIRRNARVPIDYPQAGEEMPVFRTVCREMGWPTQAWFKIAPVCKISSPVCILHYRVMSSVLHFLTPTHQDMMFTERYIQRENNLSLEVLQQMNKLFMASPVVSDLVPAGAESSSPAPVDKTNTIPDVPEVGQLCAAVAVATIQEAKEVEKLPQDKSLEADNIPQDKAIEAAISSKVETSDVQVSPKESEQNPEDRCIVFLVWEQIRRMVPVHSLDNLRTLAEVRFPGNGAATLFFQDTLIDPLITLRDIMEMESPRPSIEVRFLDSTKL from the coding sequence ATGGAAAGATCATACCTGATCAGTCAACGGGACCAGAGATGCCCGGTGCGTGGGTGTCCAGTGATGACCAGGAGTGTCAAGAGCCATGTCTTGGGGGAGCACCTTTCCTTTATGTTTGCCCCCACTCAGGAGTTTCACTATATGAGGGATCCTTCCTTTCACCGTTACAGGGGTCACATGGTCATGGTCTTGGCCCAGTGGCTAACTGGTATCAACTCTGCCACTTATGATGACTTGGTGCAGTTCATCAGAAGAAACGCTAGAGTCCCGATTGATTATCCCCAGGCGGGAGAAGAAATGCCTGTGTTCCGCACAGTTTGCCGGGAGATGGGGTGGCCTACCCAGGCCTGGTTTAAGATAGCACCTGTGTGCAAGATTAGCAGCCCTGTGTGCATCCTCCACTATCGAGTCATGTCTAGTGTGTTGCATTTCCTAACTCCAACACATCAAGACATGATGTTCACGGAGAGGTATATCCAGAGGGAGAACAACCTCAGCCTTGAGGTGTTGCAGCAAATGAACAAGCTGTTCATGGCCTCACCTGTTGTGAGTGATTTGGTTCCTGCTGGAGCTGAGTCCAGTAGCCCTGCACCTGTGGACAAGACAAACACCATCCCAGATGTCCCTGAGGTTGGACAGCTCTGTGCTGCTGTGGCAGTAGCCACTATTCAAGAAGCCAAGGAGGTAGAGAAATTACCTCAGGATAAATCACTGGAGGCAGATAATATACCTCAGGATAAAGCCATAGAGGCCGCCATATCCTCTAAGGTAGAGACATCAGATGTCCAGGTATCGCCTAAGGAAAGTGAGCAGAATCCTGAGGACAGGTGTATTGTGTTCTTGGTATGGGAACAGATCAGGAGAATGGTGCCAGTCCACTCACTTGACAATCTGCGGACTCTAGCAGAGGTACGGTTTCCAGGGAATGGGGCTGCAACCCTGTTCTTCCAGGACACGTTAATTGACCCCTTGATCACCCTGAGAGACATCATGGAGATGGAGTCGCCTAGACCGTCCATAGAGGTCCGCTTCCTAGACTCTACAAAATTGTAA